The Gouania willdenowi chromosome 22, fGouWil2.1, whole genome shotgun sequence nucleotide sequence gcagggcgtcttcgatggactccgaggagttattaggtatgtatgtacagcaggtagcacccaccatagcacacacaccacctgtggAAGCTAAAATCGTATCTAAAGCCATACGGTTCTGAATAGCCATTTGCGCGGTGGCCGCTGTtctagcattcattttgttattaACAGCTAAAGATGCATTAAGAAGCATGTGAAAGCGGTATTGGAGGGTCTCTACCATAAGGGAATTCTTACCCACGCCTATATTAGGGAAAAGAGCATGAACGACTTTTTGACTAGTTGACCAATATCTATGTTCGGGAGGGACATCTGAGCCCCATATTGCATCATGAGGTGTGAAGGTTATAATCTCACGACGAGAACGACTAGGCATTGTCATATGAACTATGAAAGACCCATCTGTGACTGCTACTGGTACACAAACGGCTGACATATTAATTGGAGGGGAAGGATAAACTTTATCACCGCACTTCAACCAAACACCGTCTCTAGCAAACATTGGGACAACCGTACGAACGTTCTGAACGGTAGCACAATGGTTTATGTCTACTGATGGTAGACCTTTGGTGTTAGTTGGTGGACCATTAAATCGTACGCATAAAGGATAGCAGTGAGTATAATTACCACAAGGGACATCATTCGTGTTTAGGTGTTTAGCAGCCTGACCTAGGGGTTCGAGGGTCTTTAGCACTGGTAGAACAGGAGGGCACGGGGTCGCggacttattttgtaaacattctaGTACTTTCTTTGAGTCAGGGACTGGAAGGGACACAGACAACAAAGTTGGGGATTTTACAGCATGCGGCAGATGTGAGCAAACATAGCAACTATCATTAGTTACTGTTCGTGCAGATAGTTCTACCATACGGTACCAAGAATTAGCGCGCAGACGATGATGGACGTGATTATTCTGTTCAGACAGTAATGCGAGTAACGAGTCAGGTTCTTCTGTTGGCATAGGTTTTGCATTTATAACTCGTATATTCTGTCTAACCTCAGGTGATAACACTATGTCCATGCGTGGTTTAACTACAATGGGAGTGGCCGGAGGTGTAATACAAATATCTACCCAAAAGATGGGATCTGTCCCTTGTACGTCAGGGCCGAATCCCATAAGCAAACAAGAAGGAGGTACCGCGGTGGTGTTAACGGTTAGGAGTaggattttttgtttctgaaCAATTGTTTTTCGCAATGACAGATATGCAGCTGTAACGGTACGTGTAGATGGTGTGAGGGGCCATGTAATAGGGGTGTAGCTTGTATGGAGGAGTACCTCAGACCAACCATGAGTAGACCATGATTGGTCTGCTCCCCGGACTTGCATGTACCATTCATAATTTACATAGTCCTTACCATGTTTCCATGGTGTGTAGCCTTTATTAGCCAGAGCCTCTAGTGGAATTGTAACGTCACTTAAAATGTCCGGTATTTGTGGTATGCACATAACGAGGTTAAAGCCCCCGGGGCATCTACCTATGTAATCATACCAAGGTGAGCTTAGAGCCCCTGCTAGCACTTCCTGGGATcccacgaggaggaggaggaacaacaGATCCATCTCTGTGTTACTAGGGTGTATCACCTGCTGTGGTGGGTTTCTGTACCTTTTTCCCGTGTGATTGGTGTATCCACGTCTGTCTTTCAGCTATCTTAAATGCAGTTGGTGTGGTTAGCAGAACTGTGTAAGGGCCGTCCCACCGTGGAGTACAccagtgttttctcttaatCACCTTGATGAGGACCCAATCACCAGGACGAAGGGGATCTGAAACAGGTAAAGAGAGACTAGGCAGTGTATTAGCTTCAACAATTTCAGCATCTGTGAATTTTACCCCGAGGGGGCCTAACATTACCCTGAGGATTATGACGACAACAGATGATACACTGAcgacaaaagtttttaaaatgggtttggagtcctagtggtatatgaaatgactgtttgactATTTGACTATGTCTACCATCCCTCCTGTTGAGACATGGGCCAACCCATGGCTCATTCTAGCAACGACGTCAAACAAACATCTAGGCAAACATGGCTTGtcatttaacataaatactccagagtcatttttaacagcaccttCAGTCACCCATTTTGTTTTACGGTAAGCGGTTTTGGTGCCATTTGTACTGCTTCCTTACGTAATGTAGTAAGTTCTTTCCCTTCAGCTGAAATGTTATGACCAAGGAatgttactttttcctgtgtaaATTGTAGTTTCTCTAATGAGgccttatttcctgtttttgccaaatgtGTGAACAGCCTGATTGCCTCTGTTTCATTTTCCGCTTTGGAGGGACTGGccaataaaatgtcatcaacataCACAATTATCTGTGTGGTCTCTGGCCATGTGTGGTGGCTGATGCACCTGTTAATCTCCGCTGAAAAGATAGTAGGGCTATCACAGAACCCTTGTGGAAGGCGAGTGTAAgagtattttttgttctcaaatGTGAATCCAAACCATCCCtgagctgtactatgaagaggaatggagaaaaatgcattacttaAATCAATTACAGTGAACCATTTTTTATGAGGTTGTAATTCATTTAACAATGTGTGTGGGTCTGGTACATTTGGAGCTCGTGATTTAACAGCCTGATTTACTGCTCTTAAATCATGTACCATCCTCCAGCCGCCCTGTGGCTTTTTCACAGGGAAGATGGGGGTGCTGCattcagctgagtcatgttcctGTAACACGCCTGCagtcagtaaatcattaataacAGGCTTTATTCCTTCTTTTGCATCTGATTTGAGTGGATACTGTCTAATTCGAGGCCTGTAAGATGTGGctttttttcctgtcttttaAACCCTGAGCGCTGGCTCACCAGGGCTGCAGCCATGGCCTCAGCcaatacattaacattagctgattcagtttttgctttctttttctcagtgacttcataagcatgttcggcccattccattagctctggaacagtgagggtgcggtgtgtgacacagtttgcttttatgaaatctgacacgtttggcaacaaaccactaattaaccacatttttagctGTATTTGGTATGGATTATCCACCAGTGGAGAATGAGGAAGCCCGCTATTAGTCCTAAAAACCGTTTCTAAACGGGCACGATATTCCATTGGCGTCTCGTCTGATTTCTGACGACACGCACTTATTTTTCCGTGGCTTGGGGGTTTTGTGTAAGTCGCCCTTACTCTTTGCATCAGTGCTTCAACCTGTTGTCGCAGCTCATTAGAGTTATGTGCTAGGGGCTGACGGTTAACTTGTCTCCCGGTATAACCGCCCACCACTACTGGATATCGGTGTCTAAGTGTtagttttaaaaccttttccacctccaGTCCGTTTAAATGCCATGTCTCAATCAACCCACATACTTGTTCAGCATAAGCAGTCGGGTCCTTCTCAACGTCACATACGCCCCTACAGGCATCTAATGCTTCCTGCTCCGTCCATGGCCgaaacaacaacagctgtgGGGGATGTGCACCCTGTAATGGATCCTGTGGGTTTAGGAATTCTCCTGCACGAGGGTTAGCTACCTCTATCATGGGTACAATTGGATATAGATTTTCCTCCATCCCCGCCTGGGCTATGTATTGCTCATCCTCCTCACTGTTAACACTTTCTTTCATCTGTTCTGACTTTTGTTTAGCTGCCCTAGTCACAGGTCCCTTTGTTTCTTGTCCTGCAACTGCTCCCCCCTCTTGTAAACCCCCTGCGGCCCCATTCTTTTTGTACCAATCTTCTAGATAGCAACAACTACCGGGATACTTTCTCTGCATGaatttcacatcattattttccaTCAATGCTTTACGCTGCGCGTTACCCATGTTCTCAGCACGGGATTTACAGACACCgttacaacaaagaaacaccacaaagaaacaacacacaaagaaacaacacacaaagaaacaacacacaacaactcccgtctgccctctgtccctttaccacgccgtgtgagttttacgtcacccaccacggtcttcactccccgttgtacgtcacgggtactatggtgaaaagaaacagcTTCTCACCTCGTCAGTGTTCTCCCTGGTTCGTGGGACCCGTCACTCCCCGTCCGGGTCGGTGCTGGAACAAGCTGTGACCACCCCTGCAAAGGAGGGGGTGCCGGCAGTTTTACTAATGGTCCGGTTGCGCCCGCACCGATCCAGACGAAAAGATGTAAGGTCCCGGGTTTCGGCACCAGTGtatgttaggtctaaatacgttaagaccgttgctaaaatgtgaatgttgggtctaaatacgttaagaccgttgcaatcacaactcagggagaaaaacactatctgacttaaaaggcgaccagaggcagagaggtgcgagctgcagctcggagaaaaacccaacaaaaagagacacaaaaagtccgatataagttggattgctctgatggtgatgcctcagaaccaggtatttattatagaaaacatagaccacacccagagggctgtgcaacagcgctctgggtgcaggcttaataccatatatggtaacacgaaaactttgggggagaaaaaggctcatatgtccctgcagtgggtcacatacccccacactggcccaaactagtttaaaccagctatggtggacaatggatatgttttgcaaacacacacacacacacacacacacacacacacacgcacacacacagttaaatgaataatttcatattctaactatcgtttaatcatttaactataactaataaagtaataaaaaccacacagactataacatatcttacagCAGTCACTAACGATCGGACGGCCCATGGGAATTTTGTGTGGGACCGTCCAAGAGTCCGGGTCCTTGTGGATTTTTGGAAGTAGGTAAAAGCATCTGGGACGCGGGGGGTCAGGACCATATAaatgatatttttgtttagctgtaatgtatttgttaatgtataatgtgtttattatgtcCTTAATTTTTTCTGCAGTGGCTGGTTGTAATGATTTTTGTAATGGTATGtaatatttcttattttgtagttgtcttttTGCTTCCAAGAGATAATTAAAGCGGTCCTGAATAACAATTTGTCCCCCCTTGTCTGCaggtttaattattatttcattatttttcctgagtttgtttattgtttgccTTTGGGCCAGAGACACATTGTTATGGTTTTTACCTTTGAGGAGGGGGTGTGCGCGTAATAAATTGTTGTCCTGCTGGATAAGGTCTAACAGAGGTTGGGAAAGTGAAGCCGGGTTGGGTTCCCATAGTGAGGGGGCTACAAAGGGTAAcctattgttattatttgtgaAATTGAAATGTTCCGAGATTTTAAGTTTATTGTGATATAAATGGATGTCTTTGCGGAGTTCGAGTATAGTGGGAGGTTTTGGAGTGGGAATAAATGTGAGACCTTTTTCTAATATTTCATATTCTGCTCTATTTAACGGGTAATCAGATAAATTTAAAACGTTGGAGTTGGTGGGAGTGAATGGGCTGATGCCTTCTTGAATTAAAAGTTTAACTGATCGAGCCATGATGTTATGATTTTATCCGCTGTGTCTTTGGTCCAATGTACCGGGTCTGTGGGTTCTGTTTTGAAGAGGAGATTATTGATGTCATTGAGATATTGGTGTTTTTGGTGATGTGACGGTTTAAGTGAAttaatctgtgtttttggttgGTGTGGAGTCTATTGCTAAAGTTTATTAAGGTGGTGTAGTGGGTGGCGTTAGGGAAAGTTTTTTTACCGTGTTAATACAGAAGTCGTATGCTTTGGttattgattcatttttttacatcctttaaACAGTCGTTGAGTCCGAGTGCTATGATTACTTTTTTTACGTTTATTACAGGGGTGAGTTTTCGGAGGACGTAAGTGATGTGATAGCTGGTGGCTCCTGGGAAGCCGTCAATCTGGATTTGTGAGTGGGAAAATGGTGTGATGCGGGCCAGATTGGAATCACCGATGATGATTATGGGTTTCTGAGGTGTGTATTGCCAATCTATTATTTTATGGTTAGTTCGTGCATGTATGGTGGGTTCGAGCGTGGACAGGGGCAGAGGCACAGGGACACGGGCTGGTGGTTCGCTCGGGTGGATCTCAGCAGTGTCCAGGGCCAATGAGCATGTGCTCTTTGTAAGGCCCTGTAGCATTACATCATTTGTTTGATCCACCCTTTTGGCAACACGGGTGCTTCTCAGTGCCCGTGTCCGGATCCCCAGGCCCCTCCACGCTCTCCTCTGATGGATCTGTAACCAGGGGTTGAGAAGACAAGAGTGTGAGTGAGTTAATATTTGCTTCCGGAATTGCTACATTACTGTGattgaactttatttgtttaatggTTGTACTTTGGTTCCCTCTGGTGGTCAGATTGGG carries:
- the LOC114456846 gene encoding uncharacterized protein LOC114456846, producing MDLLFLLLLVGSQEVLAGALSSPWYDYIGRCPGGFNLVMCIPQIPDILSDVTIPLEALANKGYTPWKHGKDYVNYEWYMQVRGADQSWSTHGWSEVLLHTSYTPITWPLTPSTRTVTAAYLSLRKTIVQKQKILLLTVNTTAVPPSCLLMGFGPDVQGTDPIFWVDICITPPATPIVVKPRMDIVLSPEVRQNIRVINAKPMPTEEPDSLLALLSEQNNHVHHRLRANSWYRMVELSARTVTNDSCYVCSHLPHAVKSPTLLSVSLPVPDSKKVLECLQNKSATPCPPVLPVLKTLEPLGQAAKHLNTNDVPCGNYTHCYPLCVRFNGPPTNTKGLPSVDINHCATVQNVRTVVPMFARDGVWLKCGDKVYPSPPINMSAVCVPVAVTDGSFIVHMTMPSRSRREIITFTPHDAIWGSDVPPEHRYWSTSQKVVHALFPNIGVGKNSLMVETLQYRFHMLLNASLAVNNKMNARTAATAQMAIQNRMALDTILASTGGVCAMVGATCCTYIPNNSSESIEDALQTLRNLEGAMSADESNVHSSGWDWLFQGSWFQFLLRLGLPLLAVLLVVGLACCCIVPCVKKGIDNMIIGAMQVQASPEYQLHVMGLSPSAPLMD